A section of the Salvelinus sp. IW2-2015 unplaced genomic scaffold, ASM291031v2 Un_scaffold2754, whole genome shotgun sequence genome encodes:
- the LOC112074677 gene encoding rho-related GTP-binding protein RhoV produces the protein MPPQMDYYCEESRVPSSCGLMSQEAGLEREPAPGLEREPAAISCMLVGDGAVGKTSMIVSYTTNGYPTEYKQTGFDVFSGQVQVEGAPVKIQLLDTAGQEVFDDFRSLSYSHTDVFLLCFSVVNPTSFRNVTNKWIPKIRACNPSAPIVLVGTQSDLLLDVNVLINLDHCGVKPVLTTRAQSMADKIRAVDYVECSSLTQKNLKEAFDAAIFAAIKHKVRKEKKRRLSDRRTKAFSKCSWKKFFCFI, from the exons ATGCCACCTCAAATGGATTATTATTGTGAAGAATCCCGCGTTCCCTCTTCATGCGGACTGATGAGCCAAGAGGCCGGGTTGGAGAGGGAGCCAGCGCCCGGGTTGGAGAGGGAGCCAGCGGCTATCAGCTGTATGCTGGTGGGGGACGGGGCTGTGGGCAAGACTAGCATGATAGTCAGTTACACCACAAATGGATACCCCACGGAATACAAACAGACCGGCTTTGATGTCTTTTCTG GTCAAGTCCAAGTTGAAGGAGCCCCAGTCAAAATACAACTATTGGACACAGCTGGACAG GAGGTGTTTGATGATTTCCGCTCCCTCTCCTACTCCCACACGGACGTCTTCCTGCTCTGCTTCAGTGTGGTCAACCCCACCTCCTTCCGCAATGTCACCAACAAGTGGATCCCCAAGATCCGAGCCTGCAACCCCTCAGCTCCCATCGTCCTCGTGGGCACCCAGTCCGACCTCCTGCTGGACGTCAACGTCCTGATCAACCTGGACCACTGCGGGGTCAAACCGGTGCTGACCACTCGGGCACAGAGCATGGCGGATAAGATCAGAGCGGTGGACTACGTCGAGTGTTCTTCGTTGACGCAGAAGAACTTAAAAGAGGCGTTCGACGCGGCCATCTTTGCTGCCATCAAACACAARGtcaggaaggagaagaagaggcgGCTGTCGGACAGACGCACCAAGGCCTTCTCTAAATGCAGCTGGAAGAAGTTCTTCTGTTTTATCTGA